GTGAAACAGGCGGCGGCTACATCAGTGAATTTGATTATGGCGTGGCCCGGCAGGGCATTGGCGCCAGTCTGGACCGAATTAATCAGGCGATTCAGGCTGCTAATGGCCTACTGAACCAGTAGTTACTTCTTGCCCGGCATCAGGTAGGTTTTGTGGCGGAAGAGATACAGGTTATCTTGTTCTAGATAGGGGTAATTGAAGAACAGCGCTGTGTCCCGAAAATCGGTCCAGGAGAGGGCGTATTTCTCGTGGGCAAATTCGTAATAGGCGGCGCACAGATTGCCTTCATATAGGGTGATTGTCTTTTCCCAGGGTGGCTCGCCTGCTGTTGTCACCGTCAGATCTTCGCAGTCTACCAGCGCGTGGGACGTGGCGACAGCAGGTATGCCGCCTGTGCCCATATTTGCGCCAGACAAACTGCGCGTTTTGTCGGTGAGGGCCAGGCTGCTTGTATCTGTTGTGTTTGGCGTGGGATTGGCGGTAGGGGTAATGGCTGGCGCACCTTCGAGCGGCTGCCCGGAGAGCCATTTTCGGGAGATGTCGCCGGGGCTGCTGTTAACGACAAAGTAGATGGGCACGCGCTCCGACCCGGCGGCCGCGTCTGGCGTAGCGCTGCTGAGGGTGGCGAAAATCAGGTAACGGCCGTCTAACAGCCCGATGTTACTCTCCAACCGCACCGGCGCACTCACAATGCGCGACTCGCCCACGTTCATTCTGGGTGGCGTAACGCGCATAGTCATTGGGCTGGTAACGGTGAACAAATTTCCACTGTCATAAAACGTAACGCCGCCATGCGATTCTAGCAAGATGGTTGGTTGGAAGTTCTCATAAGCGCTGCTCACTTTAAGCAGCAGCCTGCCCGAGGTCGGTTGGGCCGGTTGGTCCAGATCTAGCCGGTATTCTATCCAATAATCCCCGGCTATAAAATTGGCCCAGTAGCGCTCGTTAAACGCTGCCTCCGAGGGCAAGATGGTAGCCCGGCCGATGGCGTCGGTTTCCATATAAACCAGGCAGGTGGTCCTGCCAAACTGCCTATCGCTGCCGCTGTACGTGGCCTGGGCATTGACCAGATAAGCGCCTGGGGCGCTGACGGTATACGGCCGTATCGGAAATATGATCTGGCGGTTTTCACCGGCAAACAGCCTAACGCGCCAGATTTCCGCATCTTCGATACGGGTTTCTTGGTGAAGGTGCTGCGCCGGTAAGAACTCCACGCCAGCGTCGGCGTGAACCAATACATCTATTTCCACATCCTCTTGTGCCGCCGCAACCGTCACTACCACGTCACACTGATTCGGCGCTGCCTCCAGACAGCGGGTCGTGGCGCTAATTCGTGGGGTCTCAACCGGCGCTGCTGCTGGTGGATTCTCCCGGCAGGCCATCACAGCCAGCGTCAGGGCAATGAAAAATATGGTTTGATTGGTTACGGCTCTCATCAATTCGCAAAACCTCCCACGCTTACAGCAACAATGATCCTCTCATGGTATCGCAGCTGGCTTTCATGAGATGTTAAAGTCGAGTTGGCACACCATTACATTATATTGTAAATTCTGGCACAAATAAAAAGCGAGAGCTAGAGCGAGAGGTTTGACCAGACTTTAGCTCTGGCTATTTTCGCAGGAGACTTCATGAGTGAGGGTTAGAGTTGTCAAATCTTTAAGATTTGACAACTCTATTCAGGAGGAAATATGAACATCACCAATTACCCGTATGAAACAAAAGTTCGCGTGACATTTCGTGATCTAGATGCCCTGGGACACGTGAATAACGCAGTGTTTTTCACCTATCTGGAAACGGCGCGCATCCTCTACATCACCAAATTTTTGGAACATGGTCTGCCGATGGCGTTTGATTTGATGGAAATTCCCATCATCCTGGTTGAAGCAATGTGCAGTTATAAATCGCAGGCGATGTTTGGCGAGATGCTGACAATAGGTGTGGGCGTGACGCGCTTTGGCAACAAGAGTTTTGACCTGACTTACAAGATTGTTGGGGAAGACGGCCGTCTCGTGGCAACCGGCAAAACCATCCAAGTGATGTATGATTACGACAACAACAGCGCTTTCCCCATTCCCGACGTTATCAAGCAAAGTGTCTACGCTTTCCAGGCCGGTTGGATTCCCGGCAATTAAGGAAAAACCATGTCCGATTACGAAACTGTGCTTTACGAAACCCAGGCCAATGTCGCCCTGATCACCATGAATCGGCCGGAGCGGCGCAATGCCCTCAATATGACCCTGAACAAAGATCTGCTGGCTGCGTTTCGCCAGGCGGCGGCCGATGACCAGGTTCGGGCGATTGTCCTGACCGGGGCGGGAGATGGCTTTTGCGCCGGAGCGGATCTGACGATTTTTAGCCAGCTGCCCACGCCTGAGCAGCTTCAGCAAGTGATCATCGAATCATATGACCCGCTGATGACGTTGATGGTGACGATGCCCAAGCCGATTATCGCCGCCATCAATGGGGTGGCTGCCGGCGCCGGTCTTTCACTGGCGCTGGCCGGCGATTTGCAAGTGATGGCCGACGATGCCAGCCTGATGATGGCCTTTAGTAACATCGCTTTTGTGCCCGATGCGGGGGCGACATGGTTGGTGATGCGGCGGCTGGGTTACGGCCGTGCCTATCAACTGGCCGCCGAAGGTGAACGCATCTCGGCCGAACAATGTCTGGCCTGGGGATTGACCAACAAAGTCGTCCCCGCCGATCAACTGCTGGCCGAGGCGCTGGCCTGGGCACACAAATTGGCCCAACGCCCCACCCTGGCCCTGGGGCTGACCAAGCAAGCCCTCACCTTTGCCGCCGAAAATGACTTGTCGGCGGTTATTGCCAATGAAGCGCGTCTGCAGATGCAAACCCTGGTCAGCCAGGATTTTGCCGAAGGGGTGATGGCTTTTATGCAGAAGCGGGAGCCGGTGTTTAGGGGGAAGTAGTTAAAAAAACAAGGATACTTCACATGACCAACCAACCAACTTTCGATCTGACGGGGAAAGTGGCGCTGATTACCGGGGCGTCGCGGGGGATTGGCGAGACCATCGCCAGGACGTATGCCCAGGCTGGGGCTAAGGTGGTTTTGTCCAGCCGTAAGCAGCCAGGGTTGGACCTCATCGCCGGGCATATCCGCCAGGCGGGCGGCGAGGCGTTGGCGGTGGCTGCCCATACCGGCGATGCCGAAGCCATTCAACGGGTGGTGGAACAGGCTACGGCCGTTTTTGGTGGCATAGATATTGTGGTCAACAACGCGGCTACCAATCCCCACTTTGGCCCGGTGATGACTGCCGAGGAGAGCCAGTGGGCCAAAATTTTCGATGTGAACGTGGTGGGCTATTTCCGCGTGGCGCGGGCGTGTTACGCCAGCATGAAGGCGCGCGGCGGCGGCAAGGTGATTAACATGGCCTCGGTGGCTGGCAGACGGCCGTTACCGGCCATGGGCGTCTACTGCGTCAGCAAAGCGGCCGTGCTGATGCTCACCGAGGTGTTGGCCGCCGAACTGGCCCCAGACAACATCCAGGTGAACGCCATCGCCCCCGGTTTTGTGCAAACCCGCTTCAGTGCGGCCATCTGGGGTAACGAAATGTTCAACGAAGCGGTCATGAAAACCATCCCCCAGCGGCGCATGGCCCAACCGGAAGAGCTGGCCGGCGTTGCCCTATATCTGGCCTCGGCCGCTTCCAATTTCACCACCGGCGCCACCTTTGTCGTAGATGGCGGCCAACTGGTGGGCAGTGGTATCGGCTAAGGGTCTGTTTCATTGGTGAAATAAGAGGCTTTATGAATACAATTTCCCCTGAATTGACTCTGCTGTTTGCCACTATTCACGAATTTGTGACGGAAGAGATTATTCCGCTGGAACCGCTGCTGTTGAACCATGAATACGACAAACTGCTGCCCCAACTACAGGCCAAACGAGACAAGGCCAAAGCGTTGGGGCTGTGGCTGCCGCAAATTCCGCAAGAGTATGGCGGTATGGGGTTGTCGTTGGTAGAACACGGCCGTGTCAGCGAAATTTTAGGCCGCTCCCTCCTGGGCCATTACGTCTTCAACTGCCAGGCCCCCGACGCCGGCAACATGGAAATTCTCATCGAACATGGCACGCCGCAGCAAAAAGAAACCTACCTCATGCCCCTGCTGGCCGGAGACATTCGCAGCTGCTTTTCCATGACCGAGCCGGAGAACCCGGGGTCTAACCCGACGTGGATGAGTACAACGGCCGTCAAAGAGCATACCGATTATGTCATCACCGGCCACAAATGGTTTACGTCCGCCGCCGACGGGGCCGCTTTTGCCATCGTCATGGCAATGACCAACCCGACAGCCGCCAAACACCAACGCGCCAGCCAGATCATCGTGCCCACAGACACGCCTGGCTTTCGCCTGGTGCGCAACACCTCGGTGATGGGCGAACGTGGCTTTGGCTGGGCCAGCCACAGCGAGATCATGTACGATGGCGCGCGCGTGCCGCAAAGTAATCTGCTTGGCCCGGAAGGGGCCGGTTTTGCCATCGCCCAGCAGCGATTGGGACCGGGGCGCATCCACCATTGTATGCGCTGGATTGGCATCTGCGAACGCGCCTTCGACCTGATGTGCGCCCACGTCGTGCGCCGTGAAGTGGCCCCCGGCAGCCGCCTGGCCGACCAGCAAACCATCCATAATTGGGTGGCCGAATCCCGCGCCGAAATCAACGCCGCCCGTCTGATGGTGCTGGACGCCGCCCATAAAATGGACGCGCAGGGCCAATACGCCGCCCGCGACGAGGTGTCGCTGATTAAATTTTACGTCGCCGGGGTGCTGCAAGCCGTGCTGGACCGCGCCTTGCAAGCCCACGGCGCGCTGGGCATGACCGACGAAACGCCCATCGCCTACTGGTTCCGCCATGAACGCGCCGCCCGCATTTATGATGGCCCGGACGAGGTGCATAAGCGCTCCGTCGCCCGGCGGATTTTAGAAAGGTATAACTAAAAACGGCGTGCAGTGGACCAGAAATGGGTCGCTGCACGCCGTTTGCGGTGGCTTGCTTCAGGTCCCCGGCGCTGCCAATGCGCCGGGGATTTTTGTTACATAACGCTTGTTATTCTGGGCGATGGCGCACGCAAACCCACAGAGAACCGATTCCCAGGGTTAACACGCAGGCGGCAATGATGACCAGCCCATTGACTTGTGGTGTGGCAGCGAGTGGGTTGAGGGAAACGGCCGTAGGCGAACCCTGCCGATCTAATGTCCC
This genomic stretch from Candidatus Leptovillus gracilis harbors:
- a CDS encoding acyl-CoA thioesterase, whose translation is MNITNYPYETKVRVTFRDLDALGHVNNAVFFTYLETARILYITKFLEHGLPMAFDLMEIPIILVEAMCSYKSQAMFGEMLTIGVGVTRFGNKSFDLTYKIVGEDGRLVATGKTIQVMYDYDNNSAFPIPDVIKQSVYAFQAGWIPGN
- a CDS encoding enoyl-CoA hydratase/isomerase family protein, giving the protein MSDYETVLYETQANVALITMNRPERRNALNMTLNKDLLAAFRQAAADDQVRAIVLTGAGDGFCAGADLTIFSQLPTPEQLQQVIIESYDPLMTLMVTMPKPIIAAINGVAAGAGLSLALAGDLQVMADDASLMMAFSNIAFVPDAGATWLVMRRLGYGRAYQLAAEGERISAEQCLAWGLTNKVVPADQLLAEALAWAHKLAQRPTLALGLTKQALTFAAENDLSAVIANEARLQMQTLVSQDFAEGVMAFMQKREPVFRGK
- a CDS encoding glucose 1-dehydrogenase, with the protein product MTNQPTFDLTGKVALITGASRGIGETIARTYAQAGAKVVLSSRKQPGLDLIAGHIRQAGGEALAVAAHTGDAEAIQRVVEQATAVFGGIDIVVNNAATNPHFGPVMTAEESQWAKIFDVNVVGYFRVARACYASMKARGGGKVINMASVAGRRPLPAMGVYCVSKAAVLMLTEVLAAELAPDNIQVNAIAPGFVQTRFSAAIWGNEMFNEAVMKTIPQRRMAQPEELAGVALYLASAASNFTTGATFVVDGGQLVGSGIG
- a CDS encoding acyl-CoA dehydrogenase family protein, translating into MNTISPELTLLFATIHEFVTEEIIPLEPLLLNHEYDKLLPQLQAKRDKAKALGLWLPQIPQEYGGMGLSLVEHGRVSEILGRSLLGHYVFNCQAPDAGNMEILIEHGTPQQKETYLMPLLAGDIRSCFSMTEPENPGSNPTWMSTTAVKEHTDYVITGHKWFTSAADGAAFAIVMAMTNPTAAKHQRASQIIVPTDTPGFRLVRNTSVMGERGFGWASHSEIMYDGARVPQSNLLGPEGAGFAIAQQRLGPGRIHHCMRWIGICERAFDLMCAHVVRREVAPGSRLADQQTIHNWVAESRAEINAARLMVLDAAHKMDAQGQYAARDEVSLIKFYVAGVLQAVLDRALQAHGALGMTDETPIAYWFRHERAARIYDGPDEVHKRSVARRILERYN